A genomic region of Candidatus Firestonebacteria bacterium RIFOXYD2_FULL_39_29 contains the following coding sequences:
- a CDS encoding DUF1328 domain-containing protein, translating into MLYWALFFLAIALVSAVFGFTTIAGAAFMAAKILFFIFIILFVVFIFFGFK; encoded by the coding sequence ATGCTTTACTGGGCTTTATTTTTCCTCGCAATCGCGCTTGTATCGGCGGTATTTGGCTTTACGACTATAGCAGGAGCTGCCTTTATGGCGGCAAAAATACTGTTTTTTATTTTCATTATCCTGTTTGTGGTTTTTATTTTTTTCGGTTTTAAATAG